A genomic window from Hippocampus zosterae strain Florida chromosome 13, ASM2543408v3, whole genome shotgun sequence includes:
- the septin9b gene encoding septin 9b isoform X4: METVEAASSCSETHSNNEIETLWSEVSLSHSNMSDYTKPHHPNPPHGKGDKGHHAGDFGYVGIDAILEQMRRKAMKQGFELNIMVVGQSGLGKSTLMNTLFKSKVSRKSVEPNAEDRIPKTVEIKSISHDIEEKGVRMKLTVIDTPGFGDQINNENCWKPIMKFINDQYEAYLQEEINIDRKKRIPDSRVHCCIYFIPPTGHCLRPLDVEFMKRLSKVVNIVPVIAKADTLTLEERGYFKQTIREELRANDIDVYPQKEFDEDAEDRMINDKIREMIPFAVVGSDQEYQENGKRILGRRTKWGTIEVENIAHCEFAYLRDLLIRTHMQNIKDITGSIHYETYRVRRLNESNSHLSSHPPERPPVQPKANGQPELLPGGVVQANGVAIQHQVLTHEM, translated from the exons GGTCAGAAGTCAGTCTGAGCCACAGCAACATGTCCGACTACACCAAGCCGCACCATCCCAACCCGCCGCACGGCAAAGGGGACAAGGGCCACCACGCCGGCGACTTCGGCTACGTCGGCATCGACGCCATCCTGGAGCAGATGAGGAGGAAGGCCATGAAGCAAGGCTTTGAGCTCAACATCATGGTTGTGG GGCAAAGTGGCTTGGGCAAGTCCACTCTGATGAACACGCTGTTCAAATCAAAGGTGAGCCGCAAGTCGGTCGAGCCCAACGCTGAGGACAGGATCCCAAAGACCGTAGAGATCAAGTCCATCAGTCACG ATATTGAGGAGAAAGGTGTGAGGATGAAGCTGACGGTCATCGACACGCCAGGCTTTGGGGATCAGATCAACAATGAGAACTG CTGGAAGCCCATCATGAAGTTCATCAACGACCAGTACGAAGCCTACCTGCAGGAAGAGATCAACATTGACAGGAAGAAGAGAATCCCCGACTCCAGGGTGCACTGCTGCATATACTTCATCCCGCCCACTGGCCACTG TTTGAGGCCTCTTGATGTGGAGTTCATGAAGCGTCTCAGCAAGGTGGTGAACATCGTGCCCGTCATCGCCAAGGCCGACACGCTCACGCTGGAGGAGAGGGGCTACTTCAAGCAGACG ATAAGGGAAGAGCTGCGAGCCAACGACATCGATGTCTACCCTCAGAAAGAGTTCGACGAGGATGCAGAGGACAGGATGATTAATGATAAAATCAGG GAAATGATCCCCTTTGCCGTGGTGGGAAGTGACCAGGAGTACCAGGAGAACGGGAAGAGGATTCTGGGAAGGAGAACAAAATGGGGCACCATTGAGG TGGAGAACATTGCACACTGTGAGTTCGCTTACCTGCGAGACCTCCTGATCAG GACGCACATGCAGAACATCAAGGACATCACGGGCAGCATCCATTACGAGACGTACCGCGTGCGCCGGCTAAACGAGTCCAACAGTCACTTGAGCTCTCACCCGCCCGAGCGTCCACCTGTTCAGCCCAAGGCCAACGGTCAGCCCGAACTGCTTCCGGGCGGCGTCGTGCAAGCCAACGGAGTGGCAATCCAACATCAAGTTCTCACTCATGAAATGTAG
- the septin9b gene encoding septin 9b isoform X5 — translation MSDYTKPHHPNPPHGKGDKGHHAGDFGYVGIDAILEQMRRKAMKQGFELNIMVVGQSGLGKSTLMNTLFKSKVSRKSVEPNAEDRIPKTVEIKSISHDIEEKGVRMKLTVIDTPGFGDQINNENCWKPIMKFINDQYEAYLQEEINIDRKKRIPDSRVHCCIYFIPPTGHCLRPLDVEFMKRLSKVVNIVPVIAKADTLTLEERGYFKQTIREELRANDIDVYPQKEFDEDAEDRMINDKIREMIPFAVVGSDQEYQENGKRILGRRTKWGTIEVENIAHCEFAYLRDLLIRTHMQNIKDITGSIHYETYRVRRLNESNSHLSSHPPERPPVQPKANGQPELLPGGVVQANGVAIQHQVLTHEM, via the exons ATGTCCGACTACACCAAGCCGCACCATCCCAACCCGCCGCACGGCAAAGGGGACAAGGGCCACCACGCCGGCGACTTCGGCTACGTCGGCATCGACGCCATCCTGGAGCAGATGAGGAGGAAGGCCATGAAGCAAGGCTTTGAGCTCAACATCATGGTTGTGG GGCAAAGTGGCTTGGGCAAGTCCACTCTGATGAACACGCTGTTCAAATCAAAGGTGAGCCGCAAGTCGGTCGAGCCCAACGCTGAGGACAGGATCCCAAAGACCGTAGAGATCAAGTCCATCAGTCACG ATATTGAGGAGAAAGGTGTGAGGATGAAGCTGACGGTCATCGACACGCCAGGCTTTGGGGATCAGATCAACAATGAGAACTG CTGGAAGCCCATCATGAAGTTCATCAACGACCAGTACGAAGCCTACCTGCAGGAAGAGATCAACATTGACAGGAAGAAGAGAATCCCCGACTCCAGGGTGCACTGCTGCATATACTTCATCCCGCCCACTGGCCACTG TTTGAGGCCTCTTGATGTGGAGTTCATGAAGCGTCTCAGCAAGGTGGTGAACATCGTGCCCGTCATCGCCAAGGCCGACACGCTCACGCTGGAGGAGAGGGGCTACTTCAAGCAGACG ATAAGGGAAGAGCTGCGAGCCAACGACATCGATGTCTACCCTCAGAAAGAGTTCGACGAGGATGCAGAGGACAGGATGATTAATGATAAAATCAGG GAAATGATCCCCTTTGCCGTGGTGGGAAGTGACCAGGAGTACCAGGAGAACGGGAAGAGGATTCTGGGAAGGAGAACAAAATGGGGCACCATTGAGG TGGAGAACATTGCACACTGTGAGTTCGCTTACCTGCGAGACCTCCTGATCAG GACGCACATGCAGAACATCAAGGACATCACGGGCAGCATCCATTACGAGACGTACCGCGTGCGCCGGCTAAACGAGTCCAACAGTCACTTGAGCTCTCACCCGCCCGAGCGTCCACCTGTTCAGCCCAAGGCCAACGGTCAGCCCGAACTGCTTCCGGGCGGCGTCGTGCAAGCCAACGGAGTGGCAATCCAACATCAAGTTCTCACTCATGAAATGTAG